In the genome of Nitrospiria bacterium, the window CGCATCTTTGTGCCGTCCAGAGCAACCCTTGAGAGCAGGGCAAATCCCATCTCTTTGGCCAATTTCACCGTCTGCACAAATAAATCTGCCATCTCCTCCCGGTGCCGCGCTCTAAACTCAATGAAGGTCTTAAAGGCAGGCGTCTGCATCCCCGCTAAATATTTAAAGGCCAGATTCTCTCCACAAGCACGTGAAAGCTTCCGCGAACTGAAAACCCCAACCGTCATGCCGTATTAAGATCACCTTCAGCATCATCCGCGGCGAATAGGCCGGCTGCCCCATCTCTCCGTATCGATGCATAAAGACCTTGATGTCCAACTTCTCCACCATATCGTTAATCAGATGGGCAGGATGTCTCTCATCAATGAACTCTTTTACGCTCGGTGGCAATAGAAACATTTGGTCCTGATCATATGGGCGAAACATGGAGCTCCTCCAAATTGAGTCTCTAATCCCCACACTTTATCATATCCCTAATAAAATTAATCCAATAAAGACTAATTGCTCAGGCTCCTAGATCCCAGAATAAACCACCAAATAAATCAATCCGATAACCAAGGCACCAAAGGCCATTCCAATGGCATAATGTTGAATTTGACCGCTCTGAATTTGGCGAAGATTTGCCGCCCAGGCCTGAATGGCTCTGGCCACCCCGTTTACACAACCATTATCAATGATCGTCACATCGATATAATGCCATAATCCCTTGGCCAACCTTACTGTGGGCCTGACAAACAGAAAATCATAAAGTTCATCCACATACCATTTATTGAAAGATAAAAGATATAACCCCCGGAACCGTTGAACCAAGATCTCCGGCAAATTGGGATTCACATAATAAAAAAGATAGGCCAACATAATCCCACCGATTCCCGCAAGGATCGAAATGCTTAAAACCAAAATGCCTCCTCCCGAAACCGCTGCCCCTTCACTATCGGACCCCGATAAGACCGAGGAAAGGAAGGGGCCAATCAGGTTAAAATTCTCGGAGTGAATGCCAACCCAGCCTGTAATGATGGAAAAAAAAGCCAATAGGATTAAGGGAAGGGTCATTACCCGGGGCGATTCATGGGCATGCTTCATGACCTCGTCAGGTGCACGAGGGGAACCATGAAAAACCGAAAACACCAAGCGAAAAATATAAAAAGCCGTCATAAAAGCGGTGATGGACCCAATCACCCAAAGAAATTTCCCCATCCCGCCATGCTGAAAGGCACTCAAAAGAATTTCATCCTTGCTAAAAAAACCCGCAAAGGGAGGTATCCCGGAAAGTGCCAATGCCCCGATAAAAAAAGTAATATAGGTTACCGGCATCACTTTTTTGAGTCCACCCATGTTTCTTAAATCCTGCTCCCCAGCCAAAGCGTGAATCACACTTCCGCACCCCAAAAAAAGTAGGGCTTTAAAAGCCCCATGAGTAAGCAAATGAAAAGTACCAGCCACATAAGCCCCTAGTCCACACGCCATGATCATATAACCGAGTTGACTCACCGTAGAGTAAGCCACGATCCGTTTAATATCATTTTGAGTCAAGGCAATTGTGGCACCGAAAAGGGCGGTGATCCCCCCTACAATGGCC includes:
- the nuoL gene encoding NADH-quinone oxidoreductase subunit L is translated as MLTYVLIPLLPLLAFIIIGLFWTFFRNKSHWIAVPAVLLSFVLSILTFFEVVGGKVVQADLYTWISSGHFRVSIGFQIDSLTVVMLLLVTLVSSLVHIYTIGYMKGDPGYDRFFSYIALFTFSMLMLVMANNFLQLYFFWEAVGLCSYLLIAHWYERKSACNAATKAFVVNRVGDFGFGLGIMLIFLMVGSMDYETVFNQLPAHQGETLNLLSWLGGDWQVGAITLIALLLFMGAIGKSAQVPLHTWLPDAMEGPTPISALIHAATMVTAGVFMVARMNPIFNLSPVAMETVAIVGGITALFGATIALTQNDIKRIVAYSTVSQLGYMIMACGLGAYVAGTFHLLTHGAFKALLFLGCGSVIHALAGEQDLRNMGGLKKVMPVTYITFFIGALALSGIPPFAGFFSKDEILLSAFQHGGMGKFLWVIGSITAFMTAFYIFRLVFSVFHGSPRAPDEVMKHAHESPRVMTLPLILLAFFSIITGWVGIHSENFNLIGPFLSSVLSGSDSEGAAVSGGGILVLSISILAGIGGIMLAYLFYYVNPNLPEILVQRFRGLYLLSFNKWYVDELYDFLFVRPTVRLAKGLWHYIDVTIIDNGCVNGVARAIQAWAANLRQIQSGQIQHYAIGMAFGALVIGLIYLVVYSGI
- a CDS encoding transposase — its product is MTVGVFSSRKLSRACGENLAFKYLAGMQTPAFKTFIEFRARHREEMADLFVQTVKLAKEMGFALLSRVALDGTKMR